From a region of the Erythrobacter neustonensis genome:
- a CDS encoding phosphatidate cytidylyltransferase, producing the protein MADGEAVRVRDPRAGVSDLPVRLASAIVMLVLAGGALWLGGWFWTAFVIVIAAGVMWEWNRLIERFGLSGVGETLWFFAGVLYVGGAAYAIMAVRNGRQVLPLDPQALGYAPLVVLVSFLLPVVAVDVGAYFAGRAIGGPKIAPKISPSKTWAGLFGGASLAASLAVAVELTDFGPAAYPGTSSLALGMAVIGGILIAIVAQAGDFFESWMKRRAGVKDSGALIPGHGGLFDRLDGFIAVFFMLFVIEQVRLVSGMLSV; encoded by the coding sequence ATGGCGGACGGTGAGGCAGTGCGGGTGAGGGATCCGCGGGCGGGCGTATCCGATCTGCCGGTGCGGCTGGCGAGCGCGATCGTCATGCTGGTGCTGGCGGGCGGGGCCTTGTGGCTGGGCGGCTGGTTCTGGACCGCCTTCGTCATCGTGATCGCTGCCGGCGTGATGTGGGAATGGAACCGCCTGATCGAACGCTTCGGCCTGTCGGGCGTGGGCGAGACGCTGTGGTTCTTCGCCGGTGTGCTGTATGTCGGCGGTGCGGCTTATGCGATCATGGCGGTAAGGAACGGGCGGCAGGTGCTCCCGCTTGATCCGCAGGCGCTGGGCTATGCGCCGCTGGTGGTTCTGGTCAGCTTCCTGCTTCCCGTGGTGGCGGTCGATGTGGGGGCTTACTTTGCGGGACGCGCGATCGGCGGGCCCAAGATCGCGCCAAAGATCAGCCCGTCCAAGACCTGGGCAGGGCTGTTCGGCGGAGCGAGCCTTGCCGCATCGCTCGCCGTGGCGGTGGAACTGACCGATTTCGGCCCTGCGGCCTATCCGGGCACATCGTCGCTCGCTTTGGGGATGGCGGTGATCGGCGGCATTCTGATCGCGATCGTGGCGCAGGCGGGCGACTTCTTCGAAAGCTGGATGAAGCGGCGGGCAGGGGTCAAGGATTCGGGCGCGCTGATCCCCGGCCACGGCGGATTGTTCGACCGGCTCGACGGGTTCATCGCGGTGTTCTTCATGCTGTTCGTGATCGAGCAGGTGCGGCTGGTGTCGGGCATGCTCTCCGTATGA
- the frr gene encoding ribosome recycling factor: protein MPQFDKADVERRMKGAVEALKSDLQGLRTGRANTTLLDPVQVEVYGSMMPLSQVATVSAPEPRMLSVQVWDKSNMHAVEKAIAYANLGLNPIIDGQTLRLPIPDLTQERRKELAKLAGQYAEKAKIAIRNVRRDAMESLKTDEKKKEISEDDRKRSEDQVQKLTDQYVKDTDDAAAKKEQEILTQ from the coding sequence ATGCCGCAATTTGACAAAGCCGATGTCGAGCGCCGGATGAAGGGCGCTGTCGAAGCGCTGAAAAGCGATCTTCAGGGTCTGCGCACGGGCCGCGCCAACACCACCCTGCTCGATCCCGTGCAGGTCGAGGTTTACGGCTCGATGATGCCGCTCTCGCAGGTCGCCACCGTGTCCGCGCCCGAACCGCGGATGCTGTCGGTGCAGGTGTGGGACAAGTCGAACATGCATGCGGTCGAAAAGGCGATCGCCTATGCCAACCTCGGCCTCAATCCGATCATCGACGGTCAGACGCTGCGCCTGCCGATCCCCGATCTCACGCAGGAGCGGCGCAAGGAACTGGCCAAGCTTGCCGGGCAGTATGCGGAAAAAGCCAAGATCGCGATCCGCAACGTGCGCCGCGATGCGATGGAAAGCCTGAAGACCGACGAGAAGAAGAAGGAAATCTCGGAGGACGATCGCAAGCGTTCCGAAGATCAGGTCCAGAAGCTGACCGACCAATACGTCAAGGACACCGATGACGCGGCGGCCAAGAAGGAACAGGAAATCCTGACGCAGTAA
- a CDS encoding CDP-alcohol phosphatidyltransferase family protein: MSRPPVRPSSEGRKLPGARFLMARFGPKAAEDEDDQRPIPASGGGGGLTLRAMLPNAITAAALCSGLTGIRFATEGMWAFAIGLVVLAGVLDGFDGRVARLLNAQSRFGAELDSLADSLSFGVAPALIVFMWSLEGWSTFGWLAALAFAICCALRLARFNARIDLDDQPHKSAGFLTGVPAPVGAGLAFTPFYLWNETGIELFRDPVLNTVWLAVIASLMISNLPTLSWGSIRPRRSVRLPLIAFTGLAFAALLLEPWWTLAAISIGYLLLMPYGLVKYGRIRQRRMQDAAAAAPAPGAA, translated from the coding sequence ATGAGCCGCCCCCCTGTTCGCCCGTCCAGCGAGGGGCGCAAGCTTCCCGGTGCGCGGTTCCTGATGGCCCGGTTCGGCCCCAAGGCGGCCGAGGACGAGGATGACCAGCGTCCGATCCCCGCCAGTGGCGGCGGGGGCGGGCTGACGCTGCGCGCGATGCTGCCCAATGCGATCACGGCCGCCGCGCTGTGTTCGGGGCTGACGGGCATTCGCTTTGCGACCGAGGGCATGTGGGCCTTTGCGATCGGGCTGGTGGTGCTGGCCGGCGTGCTCGACGGGTTCGATGGCCGCGTTGCGCGGCTGCTCAACGCGCAATCGCGATTCGGCGCCGAGCTCGACAGCCTGGCCGATTCGCTGTCTTTTGGCGTCGCGCCCGCGCTGATCGTGTTCATGTGGTCGCTCGAAGGGTGGTCGACCTTCGGCTGGCTTGCGGCGCTGGCTTTCGCGATCTGCTGCGCGCTGCGCCTTGCGAGGTTCAACGCGCGGATCGATCTCGACGATCAGCCGCACAAGTCCGCCGGGTTCCTGACCGGCGTGCCTGCGCCGGTCGGCGCAGGGCTGGCGTTCACGCCGTTCTATCTGTGGAATGAAACCGGGATCGAACTGTTTCGCGATCCGGTGCTCAACACCGTGTGGCTGGCGGTGATCGCAAGCCTGATGATTTCGAACCTGCCGACATTGAGTTGGGGATCGATCCGGCCGCGCCGCTCGGTCCGTCTGCCCCTGATCGCGTTCACCGGCTTGGCGTTTGCCGCGCTGCTGCTCGAACCGTGGTGGACGCTGGCAGCCATCAGCATCGGTTATCTGCTGCTGATGCCTTATGGTCTGGTGAAATATGGCCGGATCAGGCAGCGGCGTATGCAGGACGCAGCCGCGGCTGCGCCAGCGCCGGGCGCGGCGTAG
- the rpsB gene encoding 30S ribosomal protein S2, translated as MAAPVVTMNALIEAGAHFGHQTHRWNPRMKPYIFGARNGVHIIDLSQTVPLFARALDFVESTVRSGGKVLFVGTKRQAQEPIAEAARMSGQHFVNHRWLGGMLTNWKTISGSIRRLKSLEEQLSGDTSGLTKKEVLNLTREREKLEASLGGIRDMGGIPDVMFVIDANKEDLAIKEANVLGIPVIGILDTNVDPNGIAFPVPGNDDASRAVRLYCQAIGEAALAGKGKFQADVSSDFGAMANPPAEADVAAEETEA; from the coding sequence ATGGCGGCTCCCGTCGTCACCATGAATGCATTGATCGAGGCCGGCGCACACTTCGGCCACCAGACCCACCGCTGGAACCCGCGCATGAAGCCGTACATCTTCGGTGCGCGCAACGGTGTTCACATCATCGACCTGTCGCAGACCGTGCCGCTGTTCGCGCGCGCGCTCGACTTCGTCGAATCGACCGTGCGTTCGGGCGGCAAGGTGCTGTTCGTCGGCACCAAGCGTCAGGCGCAGGAGCCGATCGCGGAAGCGGCGCGCATGTCGGGTCAGCACTTCGTCAACCACCGCTGGCTGGGCGGCATGCTTACCAACTGGAAGACCATTTCGGGTTCGATCCGCCGTCTCAAGAGCCTCGAAGAGCAGCTCTCGGGCGACACCAGCGGTCTGACCAAGAAGGAAGTCCTGAACCTCACCCGCGAGCGCGAGAAGCTTGAAGCCTCGCTCGGCGGAATCCGCGACATGGGCGGCATTCCCGACGTGATGTTCGTGATCGACGCCAACAAGGAAGATCTCGCGATCAAGGAAGCCAACGTGCTCGGCATTCCGGTGATCGGCATCCTCGACACCAACGTCGATCCGAACGGCATCGCCTTCCCCGTTCCCGGCAACGACGACGCCAGCCGCGCTGTGCGTCTCTACTGCCAGGCGATCGGCGAAGCGGCGCTGGCCGGCAAGGGCAAGTTCCAGGCCGACGTGTCGAGCGATTTCGGCGCGATGGCGAACCCGCCCGCCGAAGCTGACGTGGCTGCGGAAGAAACCGAAGCCTGA
- the bamA gene encoding outer membrane protein assembly factor BamA, with protein MIETGAMPVVGNPVSARPALRLASLLACGSILAGMPALAHAQTAPVPAPSATPTPAPAATPAPVAPRGSIIQSISVVGAERLEASTILSYIRLRVGQEYTSAGADEALKDLGATELFANFSIRNDAGNVVINVTENPVINRIVLEGNSRLKNDKILPEIKLAPRQIFTRSKVRADVARIIELYKRQGRFAAQVEPKMVQLPQNRVDIVFEITEGPKSKVRQINILGNEKFSDGDLRGEMVTKQARVTSFFSSNTSYDPDRLAFDQQKLRQFYLTEGYADFRVVSAVAELTPDQRDFIITYVVEEGERYQFGEVKVDSQLRDFDSDVMSTQLPMKEGDFYNAKTVEDTVEQLTELAGRYGYAFADVQPRFRRDPENRKMNVTFNLREAPRVYVERVDINGNTLTQDKVVRREFRLAEGDAFNSLGVQRTTARINSLAYFQENFEVKQVEGSAPDRIILEANVEERPTGELQFSAGFSSIEQFILAGSIRQRNFRGRGQTVGLSINYSQFSRSAQVSFSDPYIFDRNISGGFDIYRRDFNSFNFTGNDRNTTFQQATTGMSLRAGVPLTEYMSLVGSYTLNYDDVSLDENLFFTDVNGDGVTECDPLRAGRFLCDAIGERLSSIVGLSLNYNSLNSRIRPSRGRTVSLSAEFAGLGGDVRYARFRGRAQQFWNVGNSGFIFSLLAEGGTIIPLQEREGAGVDDVLLTDRFFLGEPQFRGFAIRGVGPRILTQVSLLNNAGNPILDANGNPTYDTVRENNRDDAIGGRNYYLGRAELEIPLGSGARDLGLRPSIWADVGALWGVETPVLTVNPAGTQQRDANGVLLYQTASGSITTNATEADGTVNRRAIVPGSNIRELFLGNSPSPRVTAGIGVNWNSPFGPFRIDFSQTIRKVEGDDERRFTFNVGTQF; from the coding sequence ATGATCGAGACAGGCGCGATGCCCGTCGTTGGCAATCCTGTTTCCGCACGCCCGGCGCTCAGGCTGGCAAGCCTTCTGGCCTGTGGTTCGATCCTCGCAGGGATGCCCGCGCTCGCGCATGCGCAGACTGCGCCGGTGCCTGCGCCGTCAGCCACGCCCACACCTGCGCCCGCAGCAACTCCGGCGCCCGTCGCACCGCGCGGCAGCATCATCCAGTCGATCAGCGTGGTTGGCGCCGAACGGCTCGAAGCGAGCACGATCCTCAGCTATATCCGGCTGCGCGTTGGCCAGGAATACACTTCTGCCGGCGCCGACGAGGCGCTCAAGGATCTTGGCGCGACCGAATTGTTCGCCAACTTCTCGATCCGCAATGATGCGGGCAACGTGGTGATCAACGTCACCGAAAACCCGGTGATCAACCGCATCGTTCTGGAAGGCAACAGCCGCCTCAAGAACGACAAGATCCTGCCCGAAATCAAGCTCGCACCGCGTCAGATCTTCACCCGTTCCAAGGTGCGCGCCGACGTTGCGCGCATCATCGAGCTCTACAAGCGTCAGGGCCGGTTCGCCGCGCAGGTCGAGCCCAAGATGGTGCAGCTGCCGCAGAACCGCGTCGATATCGTGTTCGAAATCACCGAAGGGCCCAAGTCCAAGGTTCGCCAGATCAACATCCTCGGTAACGAAAAGTTCTCCGATGGCGATCTGCGCGGCGAAATGGTGACCAAGCAGGCGCGCGTCACCAGCTTCTTCAGCTCGAACACCAGCTACGATCCCGATCGTCTCGCCTTCGACCAGCAGAAGCTGCGCCAGTTCTACCTCACCGAAGGTTATGCCGATTTCCGCGTGGTTTCGGCCGTGGCCGAGCTCACGCCCGACCAGCGCGACTTCATCATCACCTACGTGGTGGAAGAGGGTGAGCGCTACCAGTTCGGCGAGGTGAAGGTCGACAGCCAGCTGCGCGACTTCGACAGCGACGTGATGAGCACGCAGCTGCCGATGAAGGAAGGCGATTTCTACAACGCCAAGACGGTCGAAGACACGGTCGAGCAGCTGACCGAGCTGGCGGGCCGCTATGGCTATGCCTTTGCCGATGTGCAGCCGCGATTCCGGCGCGATCCCGAAAACCGCAAGATGAACGTGACCTTCAATCTGCGCGAAGCGCCGCGGGTCTATGTCGAGCGGGTGGACATCAACGGCAACACGCTGACGCAGGACAAGGTCGTGCGCCGCGAATTCCGTTTGGCCGAGGGCGACGCGTTCAACTCGCTGGGCGTTCAGCGCACCACCGCACGCATCAACTCGCTCGCCTATTTCCAGGAAAACTTCGAGGTCAAGCAGGTCGAAGGCAGCGCGCCCGACCGTATCATCCTTGAAGCCAACGTCGAGGAACGCCCCACCGGCGAATTGCAGTTCTCGGCCGGTTTCTCGTCGATCGAACAGTTCATTCTTGCCGGCAGCATCCGTCAGCGCAACTTCCGCGGGCGCGGGCAGACTGTCGGGCTGAGCATCAACTATTCGCAGTTCTCGCGTTCGGCGCAGGTCAGCTTCTCCGACCCCTATATCTTCGACCGCAACATTTCGGGCGGTTTCGATATCTATCGTCGCGATTTCAACAGCTTCAACTTCACCGGCAACGACCGCAACACGACCTTCCAGCAGGCCACCACGGGCATGTCGCTGCGCGCGGGTGTGCCGTTGACCGAATACATGTCGCTGGTGGGCAGCTACACGCTCAACTACGATGATGTGTCGCTGGACGAGAACCTGTTCTTCACCGACGTCAACGGCGACGGGGTGACCGAATGCGATCCGCTGCGCGCGGGCCGGTTCCTGTGCGATGCGATCGGTGAGCGATTGAGCTCGATCGTGGGGCTCAGCCTCAACTACAACTCGCTCAATTCGCGCATCCGCCCGTCGCGCGGACGCACGGTGTCGCTCAGCGCGGAATTCGCAGGGCTGGGCGGAGATGTGCGCTATGCGCGCTTCCGCGGGCGTGCGCAGCAGTTCTGGAACGTGGGCAACTCGGGCTTCATCTTCTCGCTGCTGGCCGAGGGCGGAACGATCATTCCGCTGCAGGAACGCGAAGGCGCGGGCGTCGATGACGTGCTGCTGACCGACCGCTTCTTCCTTGGCGAACCGCAGTTCCGCGGGTTTGCAATCCGCGGCGTGGGCCCGCGCATCCTGACGCAGGTGTCGCTGCTCAACAACGCGGGCAACCCGATCCTCGATGCGAACGGCAACCCCACTTACGACACGGTGCGCGAGAACAACCGCGACGACGCGATCGGCGGGCGCAACTATTACCTTGGCCGCGCCGAGCTCGAAATTCCGCTGGGCAGCGGCGCGCGCGATCTGGGCCTGCGGCCGTCGATCTGGGCCGACGTCGGCGCCCTGTGGGGTGTCGAGACGCCGGTCCTGACGGTCAACCCTGCCGGCACGCAGCAACGCGACGCCAATGGCGTGCTGCTGTATCAGACCGCATCGGGCAGCATCACCACCAATGCCACCGAGGCTGACGGCACGGTCAACCGCCGGGCGATCGTCCCGGGTTCGAACATCCGCGAACTCTTCCTCGGCAATTCGCCCAGTCCGCGCGTCACCGCGGGGATCGGGGTCAACTGGAACTCGCCCTTCGGACCTTTCCGCATCGACTTCTCCCAGACCATCCGCAAGGTCGAAGGGGATGACGAGCGGCGCTTTACCTTCAACGTAGGAACCCAATTCTGA
- the tsf gene encoding translation elongation factor Ts produces the protein MADISVADVKKLRERTGAGMMDAKKALTEAGGDIEAAVDALRAKGLATAQKKSSRTAAEGLVGVLVQGTKGVAVEINSETDFVAKNDQFQSFVRNATAVALETGTSDVEELKAAAYPEGGTVGDKLTDNVATIGENQQIRRIKQVSVTQGAVVPYIHNAAGEGLGKIGVLVALESDVDADTLNALGKDIAQHAAAMFPQALNADGLDADVIERERKIAAEKAAESGKPEDVQAKMVDGAVKKFAKENALLSQIFVKDGKATVEEYIAKAAKDAGKSIKLVDYARFQLGEGIEKEEVDFAAEVAATLKG, from the coding sequence ATGGCCGATATTTCTGTCGCCGATGTGAAGAAGCTGCGCGAGCGCACCGGCGCTGGCATGATGGACGCCAAGAAGGCGCTGACCGAAGCGGGCGGCGACATCGAAGCTGCGGTTGACGCACTGCGCGCCAAGGGCCTCGCCACCGCCCAGAAGAAGTCGAGCCGCACCGCGGCTGAAGGTCTCGTCGGCGTCCTCGTTCAGGGCACCAAGGGCGTTGCGGTCGAAATCAACTCGGAAACCGATTTCGTCGCCAAGAACGACCAGTTCCAGAGCTTCGTGCGCAATGCCACCGCAGTCGCGCTTGAAACCGGCACCAGCGATGTCGAAGAACTCAAGGCCGCTGCCTATCCCGAAGGTGGCACGGTCGGCGACAAGCTCACGGACAACGTCGCCACCATCGGCGAAAACCAGCAGATCCGCCGGATCAAGCAGGTTTCGGTGACGCAGGGCGCGGTTGTTCCCTACATCCACAACGCTGCGGGCGAAGGCCTCGGCAAGATCGGCGTGCTGGTCGCGCTTGAATCGGATGTCGATGCCGACACGCTGAATGCACTGGGCAAGGACATCGCGCAGCACGCAGCCGCGATGTTCCCGCAGGCGCTCAACGCCGATGGCCTCGATGCCGACGTGATCGAGCGCGAGCGCAAGATCGCTGCCGAAAAGGCTGCCGAAAGCGGCAAGCCCGAAGACGTGCAGGCCAAGATGGTCGACGGCGCGGTGAAGAAGTTCGCCAAGGAAAACGCGCTGCTCAGCCAGATCTTCGTCAAGGACGGCAAGGCGACGGTTGAAGAATACATCGCCAAGGCTGCCAAGGACGCTGGCAAGTCGATCAAGCTGGTCGATTACGCGCGCTTCCAGCTGGGTGAAGGCATCGAGAAGGAAGAAGTCGACTTCGCCGCAGAAGTCGCAGCCACGCTCAAGGGCTGA
- the uppS gene encoding polyprenyl diphosphate synthase yields the protein MDGNGRWAKRRALPRAVGHQRGVEAVRRLVRSLDGTGLECLTLYAFSSENWKRSEDEVDDLMNLMRRFIKSDLPEFVANNVKLKIIGDWRSLAPDIVAMLEDALAQTAGGTQTLAVALNYGGQHEIARAAAQAAAEGAINIDTIAAHLDTADLPPLDLLIRTSGEIRLSNFLLWQAAYAEMLFVDTLWPDFEPAHLRQALDDFARRERRYGGR from the coding sequence ATGGATGGCAATGGCCGCTGGGCCAAGCGCCGCGCCTTGCCGCGCGCGGTCGGCCACCAGCGCGGGGTCGAGGCGGTGCGCCGGCTGGTGCGCAGCCTCGACGGCACGGGGCTCGAGTGTCTGACGCTTTATGCCTTTTCCTCGGAGAACTGGAAACGATCGGAGGACGAGGTCGACGATCTGATGAACCTGATGCGGCGGTTCATCAAATCGGATCTCCCCGAATTCGTCGCCAACAATGTGAAATTGAAGATCATCGGCGACTGGCGCAGCCTTGCGCCCGATATTGTCGCCATGCTCGAAGATGCACTGGCGCAGACCGCAGGCGGCACGCAGACGCTGGCGGTGGCGCTGAATTATGGCGGGCAGCACGAAATCGCGCGCGCCGCGGCGCAGGCTGCGGCCGAGGGCGCGATCAACATCGATACGATCGCGGCGCATCTCGACACCGCCGATCTGCCGCCGCTCGACCTCCTGATCCGCACCAGCGGGGAAATCCGCCTGTCGAATTTCCTGTTGTGGCAAGCGGCCTATGCCGAAATGCTTTTCGTCGATACGCTGTGGCCCGATTTCGAGCCTGCGCATCTTCGCCAGGCGCTTGATGATTTTGCGCGGAGGGAGCGGCGCTATGGCGGACGGTGA
- the rseP gene encoding RIP metalloprotease RseP: protein MFEAPPFWMYVAGFLLLLGPLVTLHELGHLLMGRLFGVKAESFSVGFGKELVGFNDRHGTRWKLSALPLGGYVQFKGDMNPASVPDPGAPVEPGSFQAAALWKRALIVAAGPVTNLVVAIAIFFAFNLYFGKPLPAEPDEVGLVAGFAENSRAEAAGFRVGDRIVAIDGGSKASWREIQQTIMLRPNQRFVITVERGGDRIDLPVTSAAEKFTDRFGNTQTVGLIGVRTQETAERYAPMAVGEALLRSVRQCADAMQAMVTGIAQIVRGDRDFSEMGGPIKIAKFSGEQMSEGPLNFIELAALISLNLAFINFLPIPALDGGHLMFYLAEAIRRKPVGPQVTEWAYRTGIALVLMLMVVVTVNDIVTLPIFGS, encoded by the coding sequence TTGTTTGAAGCGCCCCCGTTCTGGATGTATGTGGCCGGCTTCCTGCTGTTGCTGGGGCCGCTGGTGACACTGCACGAATTGGGTCACCTCTTGATGGGCCGCCTGTTCGGGGTAAAGGCGGAGAGTTTCTCGGTCGGCTTCGGCAAGGAGCTGGTCGGCTTCAACGACCGGCATGGCACCCGCTGGAAACTGTCCGCGCTGCCGCTGGGCGGATATGTCCAGTTCAAGGGCGACATGAACCCCGCCAGCGTTCCCGATCCGGGTGCGCCGGTCGAGCCGGGAAGCTTTCAGGCCGCCGCTTTGTGGAAACGCGCGCTGATCGTTGCGGCGGGGCCGGTGACGAACCTTGTCGTCGCGATCGCGATCTTCTTCGCTTTCAATCTCTACTTCGGCAAACCGCTTCCCGCCGAACCCGACGAGGTCGGCCTGGTCGCCGGTTTTGCCGAAAATTCGCGGGCCGAGGCGGCGGGCTTCAGGGTCGGTGACCGGATCGTCGCGATCGATGGCGGGTCCAAGGCCAGCTGGCGCGAAATCCAGCAAACGATCATGCTGCGGCCCAACCAGCGCTTTGTCATCACCGTCGAGCGCGGCGGCGACCGGATCGACCTGCCGGTGACCAGCGCGGCGGAAAAGTTCACCGATCGCTTCGGCAACACGCAGACCGTGGGCCTGATCGGCGTCCGCACGCAGGAAACCGCCGAACGCTATGCGCCGATGGCGGTGGGCGAAGCCTTGCTGCGCAGCGTGCGGCAATGCGCTGATGCGATGCAGGCGATGGTCACGGGGATTGCGCAGATCGTGCGCGGCGACCGCGATTTCAGCGAGATGGGCGGCCCGATCAAGATCGCCAAATTCTCTGGCGAGCAGATGAGTGAGGGCCCGCTCAATTTCATCGAACTGGCTGCGCTGATTTCGCTTAATTTGGCATTCATCAACTTCTTGCCAATTCCCGCCTTGGACGGCGGACACCTGATGTTCTACCTGGCCGAGGCGATCCGCCGCAAGCCGGTGGGCCCGCAAGTGACCGAATGGGCGTATCGCACCGGAATCGCGCTGGTGCTGATGCTGATGGTGGTGGTGACGGTGAACGACATTGTGACTTTGCCGATTTTCGGCAGCTGA
- the dxr gene encoding 1-deoxy-D-xylulose-5-phosphate reductoisomerase, translated as MSRSLTLLGATGSIGASTLDLVRRNPDEWRIDTLTANCSASELAALAIEFGAKLAVVGDEGCLPELRAALGSSGIAAAGGKQALAEAAARPVDMTVAAIVGCAGLAPVMAAVERGGTIALANKEALVSAGEVLMEAVARHGATLLPTDSEHNAIFQCLAGNRIEDVAKITLTASGGPLRTWSQAQLDDATPAEAVAHPNWSMGAKISVDSATMMNKGLEYIEAYHLFPVGLDKLDIVIHPQSVVHSMVEFRDRSTLAQLGPSDMRVPIASCLAWPERMETPLGPLDLAQIGELTFHAPDEQRFPATRLARDAIRAGGSAPAILNAANEVAVAAFLAGQIRFTSIAALVEETLTRSNDAPRPASLEEVLAVDSSARLQAQRLLESHALV; from the coding sequence ATGAGCCGCAGCCTGACCCTGCTCGGCGCGACCGGATCGATCGGTGCATCGACGCTCGATCTGGTGCGGCGCAATCCGGACGAATGGCGGATCGACACGCTCACCGCCAATTGCAGCGCGAGCGAGCTGGCCGCGCTGGCGATCGAATTCGGCGCGAAGCTGGCGGTGGTTGGCGACGAAGGCTGTCTGCCCGAACTGCGCGCCGCACTGGGCAGCAGCGGGATCGCGGCCGCCGGCGGCAAGCAGGCGCTGGCCGAAGCGGCGGCGCGCCCGGTCGACATGACCGTCGCGGCGATCGTCGGCTGCGCTGGTCTTGCCCCCGTGATGGCCGCGGTCGAGCGCGGCGGCACGATTGCGCTGGCCAACAAGGAAGCGCTGGTTTCGGCGGGCGAAGTGCTGATGGAGGCGGTGGCGCGGCACGGCGCGACGCTCCTGCCGACCGATTCGGAACACAACGCGATCTTCCAGTGCCTTGCCGGAAACCGGATCGAGGATGTCGCGAAGATCACGCTGACCGCCAGCGGCGGCCCGTTGCGGACCTGGTCGCAGGCGCAGCTTGATGATGCAACCCCGGCCGAAGCGGTGGCGCACCCGAACTGGTCGATGGGCGCGAAGATCAGCGTCGATTCGGCGACGATGATGAACAAGGGACTCGAATACATCGAGGCTTACCACCTGTTCCCCGTCGGGCTCGACAAGCTGGACATCGTGATCCACCCGCAAAGCGTGGTGCATTCGATGGTCGAATTCCGCGATCGGTCGACGCTGGCACAGCTTGGGCCTTCCGACATGCGCGTGCCGATTGCCTCGTGTCTTGCCTGGCCCGAACGGATGGAAACGCCGCTCGGCCCGCTCGATCTCGCTCAGATCGGCGAACTGACCTTCCACGCGCCCGACGAACAGCGTTTTCCCGCGACCCGGCTGGCGCGCGATGCGATCAGGGCAGGGGGCTCCGCGCCCGCGATCCTGAATGCGGCAAACGAGGTTGCGGTGGCCGCATTCCTGGCCGGTCAGATCAGGTTCACCAGCATCGCGGCACTGGTCGAGGAAACCTTGACCCGCAGCAATGATGCCCCGCGCCCGGCAAGCCTTGAAGAGGTGCTGGCGGTGGACAGTTCTGCAAGGCTGCAAGCGCAACGTCTGCTGGAGAGCCACGCCCTTGTTTGA
- the pyrH gene encoding UMP kinase, with protein MSLPAIKRVLLKLSGEVLMGNQQFGIDPEFVSELAKEVKAAKETGLEICLVIGGGNIFRGMAGAAKGMDRAQADYMGMLATVMNALAMQNALEQLGVQTRVQSAIEMDKVCEPVIRRRAERHLEKGRVVIFAAGVGAPYFTTDSGAALRAAEMRCDALLKGTSVDGVYDSDPKHNPDAVRFDTVTYDRVLADNLKVMDASAVALCRDNHIPIVVFSIREQGNLARVLAGEGVQTIVQDR; from the coding sequence ATGTCCTTGCCTGCCATCAAACGTGTCCTGCTCAAGCTTTCGGGCGAGGTCTTGATGGGCAACCAGCAGTTCGGGATCGATCCCGAATTCGTTTCCGAGCTCGCCAAGGAAGTGAAGGCGGCGAAGGAAACGGGGCTCGAAATCTGCCTCGTGATCGGCGGGGGCAATATCTTCCGCGGGATGGCGGGCGCGGCCAAGGGGATGGACCGCGCGCAGGCCGATTACATGGGGATGCTGGCGACCGTGATGAACGCGCTCGCGATGCAGAACGCATTGGAACAGCTTGGCGTCCAGACCCGCGTGCAATCCGCGATCGAAATGGACAAGGTGTGCGAGCCGGTGATCCGCCGCCGCGCCGAACGCCATCTGGAAAAGGGCCGCGTTGTGATCTTTGCCGCGGGCGTGGGCGCGCCCTATTTCACCACCGACAGCGGGGCCGCCCTGCGCGCGGCCGAAATGCGCTGCGACGCGCTGCTCAAGGGCACCAGCGTCGACGGGGTCTATGACAGCGATCCCAAGCATAATCCGGATGCGGTGCGGTTCGATACCGTGACCTATGACCGCGTCCTTGCCGACAATCTCAAGGTGATGGACGCCTCGGCCGTGGCGCTGTGCCGTGACAATCACATTCCGATCGTGGTCTTCTCGATCCGCGAGCAGGGCAATCTTGCCCGCGTGCTGGCGGGCGAGGGTGTCCAGACCATCGTTCAAGACCGATAG